The Thermincola ferriacetica genome window below encodes:
- a CDS encoding response regulator transcription factor, with amino-acid sequence MAGEKILIIEDEVKIARFLELELKYEGYMVEQENDGRSGLERATGGKFDLIILDVMLPSLNGMEVLRRLRQVSETPVIMLTAKDEVTDKVMGLDIGADDYMTKPFAIEELLARIRAVLKRRKPANHKRDIITAGDLKVNLEQHSVCFNKEPVDLTKKEYDLLCYLVQNKNMVLTRDKILETVWGYDYYGDTNVVDVYIRYLRSKIDDRFNTKLIHTVRGVGYIIKDE; translated from the coding sequence ATGGCCGGTGAAAAAATATTAATAATTGAGGACGAAGTAAAGATAGCCCGTTTTCTGGAATTGGAACTGAAATACGAGGGGTATATGGTTGAACAGGAGAATGACGGCAGAAGCGGCCTGGAAAGAGCTACTGGGGGTAAATTTGATTTAATAATTCTGGATGTAATGCTTCCCTCTCTCAATGGTATGGAGGTGTTGAGACGTTTACGGCAGGTTTCCGAAACGCCGGTCATAATGCTCACTGCTAAGGACGAGGTAACGGATAAGGTCATGGGGCTTGACATCGGCGCCGATGACTATATGACCAAACCTTTTGCTATTGAAGAGTTGCTGGCCCGGATCAGGGCGGTCCTTAAAAGAAGGAAACCGGCCAATCACAAAAGAGATATAATTACCGCGGGAGACTTAAAAGTAAACCTGGAACAGCATTCAGTGTGTTTTAATAAAGAACCGGTGGACCTTACGAAAAAAGAATACGACCTGTTATGTTATCTGGTTCAAAATAAAAATATGGTCCTCACAAGGGATAAAATTCTGGAAACGGTATGGGGTTACGATTATTACGGTGATACCAATGTGGTGGATGTGTATATAAGGTACTTACGAAGCAAAATAGATGACAGGTTTAATACTAAGCTTATCCATACTGTAAGGGGAGTAGGTTATATAATTAAAGATGAATAA
- a CDS encoding DUF4342 domain-containing protein has product MSVSLEQIDMLKERANISYAEAKEALEKCNNDIVEALIALEKENKVKAYKVETVESESKYWTAAKKLLKATGKLIKKGNETKFVVKKAEKTVVDLPVNAVVLTTVIAPPIAVLGVAGALVTNHKIKFIKPDGEDASINKTIDKISKAVTNVGNQVAETINS; this is encoded by the coding sequence ATGTCAGTCAGTCTGGAACAAATCGATATGTTAAAAGAAAGGGCCAATATTAGCTATGCAGAGGCCAAGGAAGCATTGGAAAAATGCAATAACGATATTGTGGAGGCTCTGATTGCTCTCGAAAAAGAAAACAAGGTAAAGGCTTATAAGGTAGAGACAGTGGAAAGCGAATCCAAATACTGGACTGCGGCGAAAAAGCTTTTGAAGGCAACGGGTAAACTCATTAAAAAGGGCAATGAAACTAAGTTTGTGGTTAAAAAAGCCGAAAAAACAGTGGTTGACCTGCCTGTGAACGCTGTTGTTTTGACCACGGTGATTGCGCCGCCTATTGCGGTTCTCGGCGTTGCAGGCGCATTAGTCACTAATCACAAGATTAAGTTTATTAAACCTGATGGAGAAGATGCGAGCATCAATAAGACCATTGACAAAATTTCAAAAGCCGTAACCAATGTGGGTAATCAGGTGGCTGAAACCATTAACAGTTAA
- a CDS encoding ABC transporter ATP-binding protein, with protein sequence MVSAERRSTVITIHNVTKVFNKGTVNEKIALNQVNLELSPGDFVTVIGSNGAGKSTLLNAVAGNFEIDSGEIYIEDKNITNLPQYKRAQFISRVFQDPMLGTAGSMNIEENMVMALRRGSRLRLRKAISYKERTFFREELRKLGLGLEDRLTTRVSLLSGGQRQALTLLMATLQNPKLLLLDEHTAALDPKTAEKVLDLTCRVADNPRLTTLMITHNLHHALSVGNRTIMMHEGRVILDIKGEKRANITIEHLLGMFEEASGAKIENDRMLLA encoded by the coding sequence ATGGTCTCCGCGGAAAGGAGGAGCACCGTGATAACCATTCATAATGTGACCAAGGTATTCAATAAGGGTACAGTTAATGAAAAGATAGCGCTGAATCAGGTCAATCTGGAACTTTCCCCCGGGGACTTTGTGACTGTGATTGGAAGTAATGGCGCCGGTAAATCTACTCTGCTTAACGCTGTGGCCGGTAATTTTGAGATAGACAGTGGAGAAATCTATATTGAAGACAAAAACATAACAAACCTTCCCCAATATAAAAGGGCCCAATTCATAAGCCGTGTTTTTCAGGACCCTATGCTTGGGACAGCCGGATCAATGAATATCGAAGAAAATATGGTTATGGCCCTTCGAAGAGGCAGTAGGCTGCGTTTGCGCAAAGCCATTTCTTATAAAGAACGCACTTTCTTTCGCGAAGAATTAAGGAAACTGGGGTTAGGTTTAGAAGACAGGTTAACGACTCGGGTCAGTCTTCTTTCCGGGGGCCAAAGACAGGCGCTTACCCTACTAATGGCTACTTTACAGAATCCCAAGTTACTCCTGCTGGATGAACATACTGCCGCTTTGGATCCCAAAACAGCTGAAAAGGTTTTGGATTTAACTTGCCGTGTTGCCGATAACCCACGTTTGACGACCCTCATGATTACCCATAATTTACATCATGCTTTAAGTGTAGGTAACAGAACCATAATGATGCATGAGGGACGTGTTATTCTTGACATTAAGGGTGAAAAACGGGCTAATATCACCATTGAACACTTATTGGGGATGTTTGAAGAAGCGAGCGGAGCTAAAATTGAAAACGATAGAATGCTCCTGGCCTGA